The Kitasatospora herbaricolor genome segment CCCTATCTCGGCCAGGGCCCTGCGGCGCGCACCCCGGCCTCGGGCTGCCGAGCCCCGCCGGGCCCCGGCCCAGCCGGGCGATGCGCAGCGCGGCGGGTCCGCTGGCCCCGGCCAGGACAGTGCAGGCGCTCACCCTCAGGAGCAGGCCCAGGTCCCGCCCCCGACGAATCCCGGCGAAGCCGCCCGGCTGCTGACGACCGCGCTCTCACAACTGCAGCGCGCCGGCGGCAAGACCCTGCGTGTCCTAGCCCGCGACGCCGGCATCTCGCCGTCCTACGTCACCCGCCTCCTCGCCGGGGAGCGTATCCCCTCCTGGCAGGTCGTCCGCAGCCTGGCTGCCGCCTGCGACGCGGACGCCTCCTCCCTTCGCGGTCTGTGGGAGGCCGCCCGCGGCACCCCGCTCCAGCCCCGCGCCGACGCCCGCGCGCAAGACGCGGCAGCGACCCTGCACGACATCGTCTCCGACCTCCACCTCGCCGCTGCCCGGCCGGCGCCGTCGGTGATCTGCAAGATGGCCAAGGGGCGCCTGCGCACCCGCGACGTCACAGCCCTGCTGGAGAGCGGCCGGGTGCCCGACTGGAGCGTCGTCGACCAGGTCGTCACCGTCCTGCACGGACAGTCCGCAGAACTGCAGCCGCTGTGGAACCAGGCCCAGTGCCAGGCCGCGGCCACCCTCCAACCGGCTCCTACCGAGCACGCCACCGCCGCCCGCCCAGGCAGCACCGTCTGCTCGCCGCCCGCAGGCTCCTTCGGCTGACCACCAGGCACCCCACCCGGCGACTCGCCCGCACCCGCCCAAACACCAGGAAGGGAGAACCATCATGAACGCCGCCCGGTACGCCGACCCCGCCGCCTCCCGAGCCCCCGCGACGATCAGCCTTCCCATGGAATTCCTCGCATTCTGCGAACTCCACCGACCCCGCTACCTCTCCTACGTCCTCCTGCACACCGGCGACGAGCACCAAGCCGACCACGTCGTCCAGAAGGCGCTCGGCGATCTCGTCATCCACTGGGGACAAGCCCTGGCCAGCTCCAACGTCGCCGGCTACGCCTGGCCCCTCCTCAAGCACCACCTCGCCTGTCACACCGCCACCACCCCCGTCCGGCCGCTGCTGCGGACCGTCCCCGCGGACGTCAGCGACGAGATGCTGCTGCGGGAGGGACTCCAACTGGACGAGGAGCAGATCGCCGAGACCACCGGGCGGCTGCGCGTCCTGCCCGCCCGTCGCCCTCAGCAACGCTCGGCTTCGGCTATCGCCGCTTCCAGGGCGGCTAGATGTCCTGACCCGTGAGGTTGGGGACGCGGCTGGCGGGTGGTTTGCCTGCGAGTGCGGTGTGTCCGCGGTGGTGATTGTAGGTGTGGAGCCAGGCGGGGTAGGCGTCGCGTCGTTCCTGTTCGGTGCGGTAGGGCTGTGCGTAGGCCCATTCGTCGAGCAGGGTGCGGTTGAAGCGTTCGACCTTGCCGTTGGTCTGGGGCCGGTAGGGCCGGGTTCGCTTGTGGGCGATCCCGGCCGAGACCAGGAGTTCGCGCCAGAGGTGGGACTTGTAGCAGGAACCGTTGTCGGTCATCACGCGCTGGACGGTGATCCCGGCCTGGGCGAAGAAGTCCTGGGCGCGGGTCCAGAAGGCGGTGGCGGTCTCCTTGCGCTCATCGGGCAGGATCTCGCTGTAGGCCAGGCGGGAATGGTCGTCGACGGCGTTGTGCAGGTAGCTGTAGCCAGCGCCGGAGCTGTTCTTCTTCCCGGCGGGGCGGCCCAGCACCCGGTGGCCGCCGCCGTCGGGGATGTTGCCGAGCTTCTTGATGTCGACGTGGACCAACTCACCTGGAGTGCAACGCTCGTAGCGGCGCACAGGCCGGCCGGTGGCGCGATCGAGGTGGGCCAGGTGGGCGAGCCGGTAGCGGGTCAGGACGCGGTGCACGGTGGCCGGGTTGAGGTGCAGGAGGTAGGCGATGCGGGCCGGTCCCCAGCGTCGCAGGACGCGGATCTTGATGATCCGCCGCTCGGTGCGGGTCGGGGTCCGGTGCGGGCTGTGGTGCGGGCGGCTGGAGCGGTCGCTCATGCCGGCCTCGCCGTGGGCGCGGTAGCGGTCGGCCCAGCGTTTGGCCGTGGTCGGCGAGACCTGGAAGCGCTCGGCGGCCCGCCGAAGCGGCCATCCGTCCTCGACCACGCAGCGGGCCAGGCGCAGGCGTCCGGTCTCGGTCAGCGGTGCGTTACGGTGTGGCATGAGGGCCTTTCTGGCGCTGGTGCAGATGTCGCAATCCACACCGAGCCAGAAGGCCCTCACTCATTTCAAGATCACCACGCCGTGAGTCGTGTCACCAACCTCCGTGGTCAGTACAGCTAGACGGTAAATGACCATGGGCGACGGCGACAGGCCGGTCAGATAGGCCGGCTGCGGATCGAGGCCCTCCCGCCTTCGCGACGGCGGTCCAGCGCTGCCTTGCTCACACCGGGGCGGTCGGTCAGCGTCGGTGTTCCGGACGGGGGTCGACCTGGTCGACGGCGTCGTGGAGGCGGGCGAGGACGGCGGCGGTGGCTTCGCGGGTGACGGGGTCGCTCTCGTGGTCGAGTTTCTCGGCGAGGAGTTCGGCGGCGGCCGCGATGACGGCGGCGGGCAGGGTGACCTCGCGCAGGGCCAGCATCTGGGCGGCGGCGCGCTGGCCGGGGCTGGAGTCGTCGGGGCGCTGGGGGATGAGGGCGGTCAGGCCGCGCTGGCCGGGCCGGGAGGCGCTGCTGCTGGTCACCGGGTGATTCTCCCGCGATGCGCGTGGCGGCCCGACCAGGTCATTCGCCATCAGCGCACCCGGCGGCCGGGCCGGCCTGGTCGAGGGCGAATTCCATGACCGTGAGCAGGGCGGGCAGGTCCCGCTCCCAGGCGATGGTGGTCATGGCGAGTGCGGTGCGGGCGCAGCCGGTCAGGAGCAGCACGGTGGCCAGCTCCGGGTCGCTCAGGGGCTCATGGTGGTTGGTGAGTGGTGCGAGGAGGCAGCCTGCGGGGCTGAAGTACAGGTCAAGGCGCCTGCCCAGCCGGTCCGTCTCGTCCTGGCCGGCGGGCTGGTCCGTGAGGGCGTACTGCCCCAGGATCTCGCCGACGGCGTGCGCCATGTCGGTGAGGACCGCGCCCGTCTCCGTCCAGGGCTGCCGCCCGCCCAGGGTCCGCAGCCACTCCTCGGCCAGCTCCCCGCAGGCAGCCGCCCGGCGCATCGCCAGCTGCAGCTCCTGGTCCTGAGAGCGGTCCGCGAGGGCGGTCGCGGTGCGGGCCGGCGGGAGGGTGCCGCGGTCGGTGCGAGGAGCCTCGTTCGTCATGCCTTCTCAACCCGCCCGCCCCCGTGACGGTCACGGCCGGGCGGCGGCGAGTACGGCGTCGCAGCGCTGGCCGGGCCCGGGCGGGCAATGTCGCCCGGGCCCGGCCGGCGGTTATGAAACGGTGCGCAGGTGCTGGCCGTGGCTGGTCTTCTCCAGGGCGTGCTGGAGTTGGTCGCGGGTCATGGTGGAGCGGTGGGGGAGATCGGCCTCGGTGGCCCGCTGTACAGCTCGGCCTTGGTCAGCCCGGACAGGTCCTCCCGTCCCTGCGGCTCACCTCGGGCAAGGACCACCCCGCAATGGTGCCGGCCCTGAGGGCGATCTACACCGCGCCCACCGAGCAGGCCGCCGAACTGGCCCTGGCCGAGTTCGCGGACTCCGAGCTCGGGGCCCGCTACCCGGCCGTGGTCCGCACCTGGCGGGCGGCCTGGAGCGAATTCACGCCCTACCTGGCGTTCCCACCCGCCATAAGGAAGGTCGTCTACTCCACGAACATGCTGGAGTCGATCAACTCCCGGCTTCGGAAGGCGACCCGCAACCGCGGCCATTTCCCGTCGGAGCAGGCTGCCCTGAAGGTGCTTTACCTCGCCCGTCAGGGAACAGATCAACCCCAGAGCACGCGACGCGAACCACGTCGCCGCACACTGGAAAGAAGCGCTGAACCAGTTCTCACTGTTCTTCGAGGACCGGCTCAGCATCCGATGACACCAACCGACTTACACAAAGTCACTGGCTCTGTCGCACATTCGGTAACGGAGTGTCATGTAGGTGGCGGCGGAACCAGCTGCCGGGAGCCTGCAGGTCAGCAGGCTTGCGGGGCGGTGTCTGCGGGGCGTTCCACGGCAGCAGACGCGGGGCCGCCCGACCTGGGTGG includes the following:
- a CDS encoding helix-turn-helix domain-containing protein, translated to MTTEPAPNESLCRSCGTPFPRGTIGRPAVFCSPDCRISASRAAGAPVSPHPREVRRAVTDGQQVAAVGQDMIARLHALIDLACLPEPSSNTVALQAYRDLGSVYEALGAAVVEQSRERAASWAQVGTALFVSEDTARKRWPAQNVDKIFAAWRISVPRRPAAPPISARALRRAPRPRAAEPRRAPAQPGDAQRGGSAGPGQDSAGAHPQEQAQVPPPTNPGEAARLLTTALSQLQRAGGKTLRVLARDAGISPSYVTRLLAGERIPSWQVVRSLAAACDADASSLRGLWEAARGTPLQPRADARAQDAAATLHDIVSDLHLAAARPAPSVICKMAKGRLRTRDVTALLESGRVPDWSVVDQVVTVLHGQSAELQPLWNQAQCQAAATLQPAPTEHATAARPGSTVCSPPAGSFG
- a CDS encoding IS481 family transposase, which translates into the protein MPHRNAPLTETGRLRLARCVVEDGWPLRRAAERFQVSPTTAKRWADRYRAHGEAGMSDRSSRPHHSPHRTPTRTERRIIKIRVLRRWGPARIAYLLHLNPATVHRVLTRYRLAHLAHLDRATGRPVRRYERCTPGELVHVDIKKLGNIPDGGGHRVLGRPAGKKNSSGAGYSYLHNAVDDHSRLAYSEILPDERKETATAFWTRAQDFFAQAGITVQRVMTDNGSCYKSHLWRELLVSAGIAHKRTRPYRPQTNGKVERFNRTLLDEWAYAQPYRTEQERRDAYPAWLHTYNHHRGHTALAGKPPASRVPNLTGQDI